The genomic DNA TTTCTGTCAATAGAAGATCCTCATTATTACGAACACCACGGGTTTAGTCTGCGCGGGATAGCAAGAGCCGCCTGGAATGACTTAGACACCGGCTCACTTGTGGAAGGCGGCAGCACCATCACCCAACAACTGGTTAAGATGTCTTTTCTAAGCCCGGAGAAAACCATAAAAAGAAAGATCCAGGAAGTTATTCACACCAC from Pelotomaculum isophthalicicum JI includes the following:
- a CDS encoding biosynthetic peptidoglycan transglycosylase → MQSGTETLIYDKDGNLITQLGTKYSVPVSLNKIPEQVKDAFLSIEDPHYYEHHGFSLRGIARAAWNDLDTGSLVEGGSTITQQLVKMSFLSPEKTIKRKIQEVIHTTYS